In the genome of Pseudomonas putida, one region contains:
- a CDS encoding ATP-binding protein — translation MRLKSYLLQISPLLSSPEAVRRLLRVFAMVLSVGILSGAYNFLLFTFNNDISQRRGYMSSAIAEAHTFFTTREALLESLSLSAVRKGWQAEPLVYLPSLEELHLQVGDGAGKQWSIWLTRRMCDYLRAQQVSLLYVGNGLHDQGVRLFSPSSAMPALPRRILEQLQALRDVDGAPLQELWLTDQDQQASRLYIFKRLDEEDADSGWLGLEMDSRAVSAALSDQSAGEFMMLNTDDMLVFSNMPGARLSRSLLERRGDNFFGFVGDGLFPDHLVIRKNLMSSDWQLVYSIDLVDVLQGLWKQLLGTLLFCLLSILLIVLLMRRFEQRLITPTIHRIQALIESEAFSRDVIQAAPVALCVLRRSDGQMVLENPLSQQWLGKGLDREVLCPGWIRHAFDAPEAPHDETFETSGGRHLHLSSVPTRYKGEDVLLCVFNDVTASKQVEAALEAARQSADAANEAKTLFLATMSHEIRTPLYGVLGTLELLSRTHLDAQQRDYLQALEGSSATLLQLICDVLDVSKIEAGQLALEVSEFSPLELVHEVIQGYSAAALGKGLELYACLDPQLPLRLLGDRARIRQILNNLLSNAVKFTDYGRVVLRVRLSHREAERSCLLWQVADTGRGIAEEDHPLIFDPFYQTAGNVHVVAGTGLGLPICQRLTQLMNGQMRMVSELGLGTSFTLLLPLEESLRSAEAALPCNLLAERIHVMSPLRELAESLAGWLRRWGARAQVGQPASMSAGGVLLEAHPGKLDASLLPQWPGRRVLASADGCSQPRQDGDCWHVNLSHLAALHQAICQAQGLWMADGQARSASPRIRHLGLSVLVAEDNIINQLILRDQLDELGCTVVLAGDGEQALRCWDQGAFDVVLSDVNMPRVNGYELARTLRRQGCTVPIIGATANALRGEEELCLAAGMNHCLVKPFTLQTLHHCLAAYQGNAHESL, via the coding sequence ATGAGATTAAAAAGCTACCTGTTGCAGATCAGCCCTTTGCTTTCCAGCCCCGAAGCCGTCCGCCGACTGCTTCGGGTGTTCGCGATGGTGCTGTCGGTTGGCATCCTCAGTGGTGCTTACAACTTCCTGCTGTTCACCTTCAACAACGACATTTCCCAGCGCCGTGGCTACATGAGCAGTGCGATCGCCGAGGCGCATACCTTCTTCACCACCCGTGAAGCGTTGCTCGAAAGCCTGAGCCTGTCGGCCGTACGCAAGGGCTGGCAGGCCGAGCCGCTGGTCTACCTGCCTTCTTTGGAGGAGCTCCACCTGCAAGTGGGCGATGGTGCCGGCAAACAGTGGAGCATCTGGCTGACCCGGCGCATGTGCGACTACCTCAGGGCGCAGCAGGTGAGCCTTCTGTACGTGGGGAACGGGCTGCATGACCAAGGCGTGCGCCTGTTCAGCCCTTCCAGTGCGATGCCGGCGTTGCCTCGCCGGATCCTGGAGCAACTGCAGGCGTTGCGCGACGTCGATGGAGCGCCACTGCAGGAACTGTGGCTGACCGATCAGGATCAGCAGGCCTCGCGCCTGTATATTTTCAAGCGCCTGGACGAGGAGGATGCCGATTCCGGCTGGCTGGGCCTGGAGATGGACAGCCGGGCCGTGTCCGCGGCGCTGAGCGACCAGAGTGCCGGTGAATTCATGATGCTCAACACCGACGACATGCTGGTGTTCAGCAACATGCCGGGCGCGCGCTTGAGCCGCTCACTGCTAGAGCGCCGAGGCGACAACTTTTTCGGTTTTGTCGGCGACGGCTTGTTTCCGGATCACCTGGTCATCCGCAAGAACCTGATGTCCTCGGATTGGCAGTTGGTGTACTCGATCGACCTGGTCGACGTGTTGCAGGGCCTGTGGAAGCAATTGCTCGGCACGTTGCTGTTCTGCCTGCTGAGCATCTTGTTGATCGTGCTGTTGATGCGCCGTTTCGAACAGCGCCTGATCACCCCGACCATCCACCGCATCCAGGCGCTGATCGAAAGCGAGGCGTTCAGCCGCGACGTGATTCAGGCCGCGCCGGTGGCGCTGTGCGTGCTGCGCCGCAGCGACGGCCAGATGGTGCTGGAAAACCCGTTGTCCCAGCAGTGGCTGGGCAAGGGACTGGACCGTGAGGTCCTCTGCCCGGGGTGGATCCGCCACGCGTTCGATGCCCCCGAGGCGCCCCATGACGAGACGTTCGAGACCTCCGGTGGCCGCCACCTGCACCTGAGCAGCGTGCCCACCCGCTACAAAGGGGAGGACGTGTTGCTCTGTGTGTTCAATGACGTCACCGCCAGCAAGCAGGTGGAGGCGGCGCTGGAGGCAGCGCGGCAGTCGGCGGATGCGGCCAACGAAGCCAAGACGCTGTTCCTGGCCACCATGAGCCATGAGATCCGCACGCCGTTGTATGGCGTGCTGGGTACGCTGGAACTTTTGTCGCGCACACACCTGGATGCCCAGCAGCGGGACTACCTGCAAGCGCTCGAAGGCTCGTCGGCCACCTTGTTGCAGTTGATTTGCGATGTGCTGGATGTATCGAAGATCGAAGCTGGTCAGTTGGCCCTGGAGGTCAGCGAGTTTTCCCCGCTGGAACTGGTGCACGAGGTGATCCAGGGCTACAGCGCCGCAGCCCTGGGCAAGGGGCTTGAACTCTATGCATGTCTGGATCCGCAGCTGCCGCTGCGGCTGCTGGGGGACAGGGCGCGTATCCGGCAGATTCTCAACAACCTGCTGAGCAATGCTGTGAAGTTCACCGATTATGGCCGCGTGGTGTTGCGTGTGCGGCTGTCGCACCGGGAGGCGGAGCGCTCCTGCCTGCTGTGGCAGGTCGCCGATACCGGGCGTGGTATTGCCGAGGAAGATCACCCGTTGATCTTCGACCCGTTCTACCAGACCGCAGGCAACGTCCATGTGGTGGCCGGTACTGGCCTGGGCTTGCCGATCTGCCAGCGTCTGACGCAATTGATGAACGGCCAGATGCGCATGGTCAGCGAACTGGGCCTGGGCACCAGCTTTACCTTGCTGTTGCCGCTGGAGGAATCGCTGCGCAGCGCCGAGGCTGCCTTGCCCTGCAACCTGCTGGCCGAGCGCATCCATGTGATGTCGCCGTTGCGCGAGCTGGCCGAGAGCCTGGCGGGATGGTTGCGCCGCTGGGGCGCACGGGCCCAGGTCGGGCAACCGGCGTCGATGAGCGCTGGCGGCGTGCTGCTTGAAGCGCACCCCGGCAAGCTGGACGCATCGTTGCTGCCGCAATGGCCCGGGCGGCGGGTGCTGGCCAGTGCCGACGGCTGCAGCCAGCCACGCCAGGATGGCGACTGCTGGCACGTCAACCTCAGCCACCTGGCCGCGCTCCACCAGGCCATCTGCCAGGCCCAGGGGCTGTGGATGGCGGACGGCCAGGCGCGCAGCGCAAGCCCGCGTATCCGCCATCTTGGGCTGAGCGTTCTGGTGGCCGAGGACAACATCATCAATCAGTTGATCCTGCGCGATCAGCTCGATGAGCTCGGTTGCACGGTGGTACTGGCCGGCGATGGCGAGCAGGCCCTGCGCTGCTGGGACCAGGGGGCATTCGATGTGGTGCTGAGCGACGTCAACATGCCCCGGGTCAATGGCTACGAACTGGCCAGGACCTTGCGCCGGCAAGGTTGCACCGTACCGATCATCGGCGCCACGGCCAATGCCCTGCGCGGCGAGGAGGAGTTGTGCCTGGCCGCCGGCATGAATCACTGCCTGGTCAAACCCTTCACGTTGCAAACGCTGCACCACTGTCTGGCCGCCTACCAAGGAAACGCCCATGAGAGCCTTTGA
- a CDS encoding EAL domain-containing response regulator yields MRAFEILIVEDHPFQCMYLQHLFNELGELRVDIARDGAEALLRLQQRDYDLILTDLLMPGMDGVQFIQHLAALPGRTGLAIMSAASRRMLMAASLAAKHLGVEVVGLLSKPVTPEALRGVVEQLREQRRTPVHVAPQAVDYDRQTLLEALNSRAFHAWFQPKKSLQNGRIVAAEALVRWIHPEHGVLLPGAFLPALRAFDLEERLLWSMLKQSMDAQARWRMRGYDIPVSINLPTHLLNSHDLADRLLEFVLHHGGIPAKICFELMECSVPDEVSNYYAGACRLRIKGFGLSQDDFGKGYSSYMNLVSTPFTELKIDRALVQGCHENDNLASALASIVALGRRLGLNVVAEGVEKPEELALLRRLECSHVQGFLISHAVSLDQFLHLLKADGPAMCH; encoded by the coding sequence ATGAGAGCCTTTGAAATCCTCATCGTCGAGGACCACCCGTTCCAGTGCATGTACCTGCAGCACCTGTTCAACGAACTGGGCGAGCTGCGCGTGGACATTGCTCGGGATGGCGCCGAGGCCCTGTTGCGGCTGCAGCAACGCGACTACGACCTGATCCTCACCGATCTGCTGATGCCAGGTATGGACGGGGTGCAGTTCATCCAGCACCTGGCCGCGCTGCCAGGCAGGACGGGGCTTGCGATCATGAGCGCGGCGTCACGGCGGATGCTGATGGCGGCGAGTCTTGCGGCCAAGCACCTGGGGGTGGAGGTGGTGGGGTTGTTGTCCAAGCCAGTGACGCCCGAGGCGTTGCGCGGGGTGGTCGAGCAGCTGCGCGAGCAGCGCCGCACGCCTGTCCATGTCGCTCCACAGGCTGTCGACTATGACCGCCAGACCTTGCTCGAAGCCCTCAATAGCCGGGCGTTCCACGCCTGGTTCCAGCCCAAGAAGTCCTTGCAAAATGGCCGTATCGTCGCCGCCGAGGCCCTGGTGCGCTGGATCCATCCCGAGCACGGCGTGCTGTTGCCGGGGGCATTCCTGCCGGCGCTGCGGGCCTTCGACCTGGAGGAGCGCTTGTTGTGGTCGATGCTCAAGCAGAGCATGGATGCCCAGGCCCGGTGGCGCATGCGGGGCTATGACATTCCGGTGTCGATCAACCTGCCGACCCACCTGCTCAACAGCCACGACCTGGCCGACCGCCTGCTGGAGTTCGTGCTGCACCACGGCGGCATCCCCGCCAAGATCTGCTTCGAGCTGATGGAGTGCTCCGTCCCCGACGAAGTCAGCAACTACTACGCAGGCGCCTGCCGGTTGCGCATCAAAGGCTTCGGTCTTTCGCAGGACGATTTCGGCAAGGGCTACAGCTCGTACATGAATCTCGTCTCTACGCCGTTCACCGAACTCAAGATAGACCGCGCGTTGGTGCAGGGCTGTCACGAGAACGACAATTTGGCCTCGGCCCTGGCCAGCATTGTTGCCTTGGGCCGCCGACTGGGCCTGAACGTGGTGGCCGAGGGGGTCGAGAAGCCTGAGGAGCTGGCCTTGCTGCGCCGGCTGGAGTGCAGCCATGTGCAGGGCTTTTTGATTTCCCATGCGGTGTCGTTGGATCAGTTCCTGCACTTGCTGAAGGCCGATGGCCCGGCAATGTGCCATTAA
- a CDS encoding hybrid sensor histidine kinase/response regulator, which translates to MKHSNALLENLARSSSRLSKGMMVLLGVALLLVSTTYWSFQRLIEENHDTMRFHFTRLMENIHEQELFLTSLRQRSLHGELLTRDVVPVPEIEPRPGEGDGVFHGQENPFSMPFSLRLGAQAEHLNEAASVSTLAAHLSAYYSAFWSTSHFQSPRAFLFNLQDDFDVAVPASGVHRTDASKQDPMSQMLDTIRAQAPQNEGAEVNWRAYGSPGNGVVAARVLAYINLDLRPAQPRAKGAATQATAAVMLDLGQANDFQRTMDWTVYDRFTLVTPSGQPLSGILRPEVTLHEGVNLKPDGLVFKLVNHNGPAWMAIYTIGFKSFFQYALGSLLSLGLGVACLIAMGWAASRWYRRQVILPAHRAHAAIAESEAFSRVVIDTAPTGLCVVRRTDHQVLLENQRAKQWQGTAALVASLDHSQDSGETGEHALEIEGRHLQVGFVATRYQGQDVRLYAFNDVTRHVEDARALEDARRMAAAANEAKTLFLATMSHEIRTPLYGVLGTLELLGLTPLAPRQLAYLQTIQRSSATLFQLISDVLDVSKIESGQMALEPVAFCPLEMIEDTLRTYAAFAERKGLLLYGCTDARLPQRLVGDPIRIRQILNNLLSNAIKFTDNGRVVLRTRVLGCADGQVHLEWQVADTGIGLSESQQARLFELFYQVHEASNEGGAGLGLPICGWLSEMMGGQMKVVSEPGLGSSFMLRLTLPVVADALPVPAEREPSALPVLVRAPIPELAQHYCDWLNRLGLQAHLASSTPAAAQSRAVLVDVLPDDTAPAWPGPRICCKATDSAQEGRGDWDLSMHDVLAIARAVGRISRGHEEPAEHRLAGTANDLRLHILVAEDNPINQAILKEQLEALGCSVVVARNGEQALQLWQPDVFDLVLTDVNMPIINGYELATALREQDPALPIIGVTANAMREEGARCLEVGMSAWIVKPLSLQTLRNHLLKLCRPNWQGDMQEPSPQPAANTLALDEDAPPTLSPAMGTLFIETMTQDIQTLQSALEQDDVQALGRQLHSIAGALGAVQAASLAQYCTVLEVQLVDQVFDESMRQQVRRVIQRLAAMTDALK; encoded by the coding sequence ATGAAGCACTCCAACGCACTCCTGGAAAACCTCGCTCGCAGCTCGTCACGTCTGAGCAAAGGCATGATGGTGCTGCTTGGTGTGGCGTTGCTGCTGGTCAGCACTACCTACTGGTCTTTCCAGCGGCTGATCGAAGAGAACCACGACACGATGCGTTTTCACTTCACGCGGCTGATGGAGAACATCCATGAGCAGGAGCTGTTTCTGACCTCACTGCGTCAGCGCAGCCTGCACGGCGAGCTGCTGACCCGCGACGTTGTCCCAGTGCCTGAGATCGAGCCGCGTCCGGGGGAGGGCGATGGCGTATTCCATGGTCAGGAAAATCCATTCTCGATGCCGTTCAGTCTCAGGCTCGGCGCTCAAGCCGAGCACCTCAATGAGGCTGCCAGCGTCTCCACCCTCGCGGCGCACTTGAGCGCCTATTACAGCGCCTTCTGGTCCACCTCGCATTTCCAGTCACCCCGGGCCTTCCTGTTCAACCTGCAGGACGATTTCGATGTGGCCGTGCCCGCGAGCGGTGTGCACCGTACCGATGCGAGCAAACAGGACCCCATGAGTCAGATGCTCGATACCATTCGCGCCCAAGCGCCCCAGAACGAGGGTGCCGAGGTCAATTGGCGTGCCTACGGCAGCCCTGGCAACGGGGTGGTTGCCGCGCGCGTGCTGGCCTATATCAACCTCGACCTGAGGCCTGCACAACCGCGGGCCAAGGGGGCCGCTACCCAAGCCACGGCTGCGGTAATGCTCGACCTGGGCCAGGCCAATGATTTTCAACGCACCATGGACTGGACGGTGTACGACCGTTTCACCCTGGTCACACCCTCGGGGCAGCCTCTCTCGGGCATCCTGCGCCCGGAGGTAACCTTGCACGAGGGCGTCAACCTCAAGCCCGATGGCCTGGTGTTCAAGCTGGTCAACCATAACGGACCTGCCTGGATGGCGATCTACACCATCGGTTTCAAGAGCTTTTTCCAATATGCACTGGGCTCGCTGCTCAGCCTTGGGTTGGGGGTGGCCTGCCTGATCGCCATGGGTTGGGCGGCGAGCCGTTGGTATCGGCGCCAGGTGATCCTGCCGGCGCACCGGGCTCATGCTGCCATCGCCGAGAGCGAGGCCTTCAGCCGTGTGGTCATCGACACGGCTCCGACAGGGCTGTGCGTGGTACGCCGGACCGACCATCAAGTGCTGCTGGAAAACCAGCGTGCCAAGCAGTGGCAGGGGACCGCTGCGCTGGTGGCGTCCTTGGATCATAGCCAGGACAGTGGCGAGACCGGTGAGCACGCGCTCGAGATCGAGGGCCGTCATCTGCAGGTCGGCTTCGTGGCCACCCGCTACCAGGGGCAGGATGTGCGGCTCTATGCCTTCAATGATGTGACCCGGCATGTCGAGGATGCGCGGGCGCTGGAAGACGCCCGGCGCATGGCAGCCGCAGCCAACGAGGCGAAGACGCTGTTCCTGGCCACCATGAGCCATGAGATCCGCACGCCGCTGTATGGGGTGCTGGGGACTTTGGAACTGCTCGGGCTCACCCCGCTGGCGCCTCGTCAGCTGGCCTACCTGCAGACTATCCAACGCTCGTCGGCCACGCTGTTCCAGCTGATCAGCGATGTATTGGATGTTTCGAAGATCGAATCCGGGCAGATGGCCCTGGAGCCTGTGGCGTTCTGCCCGCTGGAGATGATCGAGGATACCCTGCGCACCTACGCCGCCTTTGCCGAGCGCAAGGGGTTGCTGCTCTATGGCTGCACCGATGCCAGGCTGCCACAGCGGCTGGTCGGCGACCCGATCCGGATCCGGCAGATCCTCAACAATCTGCTCAGCAATGCCATCAAGTTCACTGACAATGGCCGTGTGGTACTGCGCACGCGGGTGCTCGGTTGCGCCGATGGCCAGGTGCACCTGGAATGGCAGGTCGCCGATACCGGTATCGGGTTGTCCGAGTCGCAGCAGGCCAGGTTGTTCGAGCTGTTCTACCAAGTGCACGAAGCTTCCAACGAGGGCGGCGCGGGGCTGGGCCTGCCGATTTGCGGGTGGCTGAGCGAAATGATGGGCGGGCAGATGAAGGTGGTCAGCGAGCCCGGCCTGGGCAGCAGTTTCATGCTGCGCCTTACCTTGCCGGTGGTGGCGGATGCCTTGCCTGTGCCTGCTGAGCGAGAGCCGTCGGCGCTGCCGGTACTCGTTCGGGCGCCGATCCCTGAGCTGGCCCAACACTATTGCGACTGGCTCAACCGCCTTGGGCTACAGGCGCATCTGGCGTCCTCGACGCCCGCCGCAGCCCAGTCGCGAGCGGTGCTGGTCGATGTGTTGCCTGATGACACGGCGCCGGCCTGGCCGGGGCCGCGTATTTGTTGCAAGGCTACGGACTCGGCGCAAGAAGGGCGCGGCGATTGGGACTTGAGCATGCATGATGTGCTGGCCATCGCCCGGGCGGTCGGCCGGATCAGCCGGGGCCATGAGGAGCCTGCCGAACATCGTCTGGCGGGTACCGCCAACGATCTGCGCCTGCACATCCTGGTGGCCGAGGACAACCCCATCAACCAAGCGATCCTCAAAGAGCAGCTCGAGGCGCTGGGCTGCAGCGTGGTAGTGGCGCGCAATGGCGAACAAGCCTTGCAGCTTTGGCAGCCCGATGTGTTCGACTTGGTGCTGACCGATGTGAACATGCCGATCATCAATGGTTATGAGCTGGCCACCGCATTGCGTGAGCAGGACCCGGCGCTGCCAATCATCGGCGTCACCGCCAACGCGATGCGCGAGGAGGGAGCGCGTTGCCTGGAGGTGGGGATGAGTGCCTGGATCGTCAAGCCGCTGAGCCTGCAGACCTTGCGCAATCACTTGCTCAAGTTGTGCCGGCCGAACTGGCAGGGTGACATGCAGGAGCCGTCGCCGCAGCCAGCCGCCAATACGCTGGCGCTAGACGAAGATGCGCCACCAACGCTTTCACCGGCCATGGGTACTCTGTTCATCGAAACCATGACCCAGGACATCCAGACACTGCAGTCGGCCCTGGAGCAGGACGATGTACAAGCCCTGGGCCGGCAATTGCACAGCATCGCCGGCGCGCTGGGCGCGGTGCAGGCGGCCAGCCTGGCGCAGTACTGCACTGTGCTTGAAGTCCAGCTGGTCGACCAGGTGTTCGATGAGTCCATGCGCCAGCAAGTGCGACGGGTAATACAACGACTGGCGGCAATGACCGACGCGCTCAAGTAA
- a CDS encoding response regulator: MEKLKVIIADDHPIVLFGVRELVERDPHFCVVGEAVSSSALIALLQQQPVDLVITDYNMPDDSPYGDGLKLIDYLKRHYPTVQVLILTMISNSMILERLHELGVVGVIQKNHLHTEIERALKAIRGKRPYFSPQAPKASVVDSGLDTDQRLETLSLKEREVLRLFVAGKTVGDIALSLSRSPKTISAQKVSAMRKLEVDNDQALLAYCLERRLFN; the protein is encoded by the coding sequence ATGGAAAAACTCAAGGTCATCATTGCCGACGATCATCCCATCGTGCTGTTTGGCGTACGGGAGCTGGTCGAGCGCGACCCGCATTTTTGCGTGGTCGGAGAAGCGGTAAGTTCCAGCGCATTGATCGCGTTATTGCAACAGCAACCGGTCGATCTGGTTATCACCGATTACAACATGCCGGACGACTCACCTTATGGCGACGGCTTGAAGTTGATCGACTACCTGAAGCGGCACTATCCCACTGTCCAAGTGTTGATACTGACGATGATTTCCAATTCGATGATTCTCGAGCGCCTGCACGAGTTGGGCGTGGTGGGCGTGATCCAGAAGAATCACCTGCACACTGAAATCGAGCGCGCGCTCAAGGCGATTCGCGGCAAACGCCCGTACTTTAGCCCTCAGGCGCCCAAAGCGTCGGTGGTGGACTCCGGCCTGGACACCGATCAGCGGCTGGAAACACTGTCGCTCAAAGAGCGTGAAGTGTTGCGCTTGTTCGTGGCCGGTAAAACCGTGGGTGATATAGCCCTTAGCCTCAGCCGCAGCCCCAAGACAATCAGTGCACAAAAAGTCTCGGCCATGCGCAAACTTGAAGTCGATAATGACCAGGCACTGTTGGCCTATTGCCTGGAGCGGCGTCTGTTCAATTGA
- a CDS encoding fimbrial protein: MKKYSLAAFALSALVTSMGTFAEEPPAPVKGGSGKISFSGIINNDACSVDGADADRVISVDMGNISIKDMGTAEAPASGRVTGKEFNLNVNCNQGTKVSMVFDPTILGGSGIVTGKGVLALTPGSGAAKNVGIALLDSTGAKIDLSSKTTATIQSGMHGVGAAGGDATLSFSAAYVTTGTAGTATAGRGDATLPFILQYE; this comes from the coding sequence ATGAAAAAGTATTCCCTCGCCGCCTTCGCACTCTCGGCGCTCGTCACCTCCATGGGCACCTTCGCAGAAGAGCCGCCGGCACCTGTAAAAGGTGGCAGCGGCAAGATCAGTTTCAGCGGCATCATCAACAACGACGCCTGCTCGGTCGACGGCGCCGATGCCGATCGCGTGATTTCCGTGGACATGGGCAACATTTCGATCAAGGACATGGGCACCGCTGAGGCCCCGGCCTCGGGTCGCGTTACCGGCAAGGAGTTCAACCTCAACGTCAACTGCAACCAGGGCACCAAGGTGTCCATGGTCTTCGATCCGACCATCCTCGGCGGTTCCGGCATCGTCACCGGCAAGGGCGTACTGGCGCTGACCCCAGGCAGCGGCGCAGCCAAGAACGTCGGTATCGCCTTGCTCGACAGCACCGGGGCGAAGATCGACCTCAGCAGCAAGACCACCGCCACCATCCAGAGCGGCATGCACGGCGTGGGTGCCGCTGGCGGCGATGCCACCCTGAGCTTCTCCGCTGCCTATGTGACCACGGGGACCGCTGGCACCGCGACCGCGGGCCGGGGTGATGCGACCCTGCCATTCATCCTGCAGTACGAATAA
- a CDS encoding fimbrial biogenesis chaperone: MLTPRLTACLGLLGMFLAAPAAAGISLSATRVVFDGAHKEANVTVRNGGQDVLIQSWIDSDDGLNRTVPFAVTPPLARVVAKQQQLLRILYEGAGLPQDRESVVWLNVQEIPQSSEQANTLQLAVRQRIKVFFRPAGLPGDALQAPTELDWRLIHEGASTALSVSNPSLYHVSMADITVTVNGQRTLTADSAMIAPGQTRTFALAKVASGAPVSLSFRSINDYGAQSEYRAVLMPSVASKAKAVEPGTSS; encoded by the coding sequence ATGTTGACTCCCAGACTCACTGCCTGCCTGGGCCTGCTGGGCATGTTCCTGGCGGCGCCGGCGGCGGCCGGCATCTCCTTGAGCGCCACGCGCGTGGTGTTCGATGGTGCCCACAAGGAAGCCAACGTGACCGTGCGAAATGGTGGCCAGGATGTGTTGATCCAGTCGTGGATCGACAGCGATGACGGCCTGAACCGCACGGTCCCGTTCGCGGTGACACCACCCTTGGCCAGGGTCGTGGCCAAGCAGCAGCAATTGCTGCGCATCCTTTATGAAGGGGCAGGCCTGCCCCAGGACCGCGAGTCGGTCGTGTGGCTCAATGTCCAGGAAATTCCGCAATCCAGCGAACAGGCCAACACGCTGCAACTGGCGGTGCGTCAGCGCATCAAGGTGTTCTTCCGACCGGCCGGGCTGCCGGGCGATGCGTTGCAGGCGCCGACCGAACTGGACTGGCGATTGATCCACGAGGGCGCCTCCACGGCCCTGTCGGTGAGCAATCCAAGCCTGTACCACGTGTCGATGGCCGACATCACGGTCACGGTCAACGGTCAGCGAACGCTGACGGCTGACTCGGCGATGATCGCGCCCGGGCAGACCCGAACCTTTGCCTTGGCCAAGGTTGCGTCCGGCGCGCCGGTGAGCCTGTCCTTTCGCAGCATCAATGACTACGGCGCGCAGAGCGAATATCGCGCGGTGTTGATGCCCAGCGTGGCTAGCAAGGCCAAGGCCGTCGAGCCCGGCACTTCTTCGTAA